Genomic window (Abditibacteriota bacterium):
TCTTCCTCCGCGAGGTCTTTCCTGTACCTCGGGGGAAGGGGAGCGGAAAAAGCATCTTTCGCATATTTCAACCTGAGCGGGTCCTCGTTGGGACCGGAGGAAGGGTAATCCCGGGCAGACGCCGCCTCTTCCTGCCTGCTGCCGGGCTCCCCTGCAGGCTCCGCCCCCGGGGCCGCGGCCCGAACCGGGACAGGCCCTGCGGTCCGGCGTTCTACGGGCCGCGTCAGTATCACACAGCAAACTATGACCACCAGCAGCGCCACAGCTCCGATCCACAAAAACAGCTTGTTCATACGCTTCTCCCGATACAGCTGCTGCCGGTCCGGGACCCGGACCGGCAGACTACCCTTCGTCTATTCCTTCGGGGCAGAGTCCTTGTCCTTGAAGAGCTCCGCCACGCCGGCTATGCTGCCCAGCATATTGGTGCCTTCGAGAGGCAGGAATATCTTGGAGGCCTTGCCGTCGGCCACCTTTGCCAGGGCTTCCATATACTTGAGAGCCAGTATGTCGTTGGTGGGCCGGCCGCTGTGCATGGCTTCGAACACTGTGGTGATGGCCTGTCCCTCACCCTCGGCTCTGGCTATCTTCTGATACTTTTCGGCGTCTGCCACCTGTCTCAGGGCCTCGGCCTCACCCTCGGCGCTGAGGATGCGGGCCTGCTTTTCACCCTCGGACTTCAGGATGGCGGCAGACTTTTCGCCCTCTGCCTCCAGGATGGCGGCTCTTCTGAAGCGCTCTGCCTTCATCTGCCTGTGCATGGCTTCGGTGACGTCTGCGGGAGGCTCGATCTTCTGGAGCTCCACTCTGGTGACCCTGACGCCCCACTTGTCGGTGGCTTCGTCCAGGATCTCCCTCAGCTGGGTATTGATCACGTCCCGGCTGGTGAGACACTCGTCCAGGGCCAGGTCGCCCACCAGGTTCCTCAGGTTGGTCTGGGCCAGCTTGGTGACGGCCAGATAGAAGTTGGCCACGTTGTATATGACCTTCATGGGGTCGGTGACCTCATAATAGACCACCGCGTCCACTTCCACTGCCACGTTGTCCTTGGTGATGACCTGCTGAGGCGGTACGTCCACCACCTGCTCGCGCATATCCACCTTGTTCATCCTGTCTATGATGGGCAGGATGAGCCTCAGGCCGGAGCCCACGGTCCTGTTGTAGCTTCCCAGGCGCTCCACCACGCCCTTCTCATAGGGACGCACGATGCGCACGCCGTTGGAGATAAACACCACCACGATGAGCGCCACGATCACAAAAAACATATCATTCCTCCGTGTATCTTTTTACCACTGCCTTGTTGCCGTCGATGCGCTCCACCAAGACAGCTTCGTTTTCCTCTATGTCCTCGCCGCTGACGGCGGTCCACACTTCTCCGTCCACCTTGATCCTGCCGGGGCTGTTTTTTGTCACGGCCCGGGTCACTATGCCGGTCATGCCCACCAGCCTTTCTGCGCCGAACCGGGAATCCGAGGGCTTGCCCAGCAGGAAGGGAGCCTTGCGGAATATGGCAAAGAGTATGATGCCTGTCAGGGCAAACACGGTCCAGTGGGTCCACTCGGGCAGCCCCAGCCGGCACAGAAGGGCGGCGGCAAAGGCGCCCAGTCCGAACCACAGGAGCACAAAGGAGCCCACGAAGATCTCGGTGACCACCAGTATGCCGCCCCATATGAGCCAATGCATGACTGTCATCTGATCACGCTCCCTCTCTCCATCTGTCTCAGCTTTTCCACCCGCTTCTCAATGGGGGGATGGGTGGAGAACAGATTGGCTATGGCCCCTGCGGTAAAGGGGTTGACTATATACAGATTTTCCGTAATGGTGTCGGCGGAGCTCATGGGCCGGGCCTTGACCCCTTCCTGCAGTCTCAGGAGGGCGTTGGCCAGAGAGCCGGGCCTGCCGCACATCCGGGCGCCGTCCTCGTCGGCCATATATTCCCTGGTCCGGGACACCCAGAGCTGCATGAGCATCATGGCTATGGAGGCCAGCAGCGAAAAGAGCACCGCGCCGCCCCTGTTCTCCCTGCCGGAGAACCAAAAGCCTACCCGGCCCACAAAGGTCACTATGCCGGCCATGCAGGCGGCTATGGTGGATATGAGTATATCCCTGTTTTTCACGTGGCTCAGCTCATGGGCCAGCACTCCCTCCAGCTCGTCCGGGGACAGCAGCTTCAGGATGCCGGTGGTGACGCACACCACCGCGTGGTTGGGGTCCCTGCCCGTGGCAAAGGCGTTGGGGCTCGCTTCCTCCACGTAATAGAGCCGGGGCATGGGGAGCCCTGCCTGTCCGGTCAGCCTTCTGACTATGGGGGTTATGAGCCCGTCGTTTTCGGGCACGGGGGTGGTCTTGTACATGGCCAGGACCATCTTGTCGCAGTTGTAATAGGTGATGAGGTTCATGCCCACCGCGATAATGAGCCCCAGGCCCAGACCGCCTCCGCCCTGGATGCCGCAGGCTTCGCAGACAAAGTTCACCAGGAACATGACTATCAACGTCATTACAGTCATGAGCACAAAGGTCTTGAAA
Coding sequences:
- a CDS encoding NfeD family protein, whose translation is MTVMHWLIWGGILVVTEIFVGSFVLLWFGLGAFAAALLCRLGLPEWTHWTVFALTGIILFAIFRKAPFLLGKPSDSRFGAERLVGMTGIVTRAVTKNSPGRIKVDGEVWTAVSGEDIEENEAVLVERIDGNKAVVKRYTEE
- a CDS encoding zinc metalloprotease HtpX, which encodes MNRFKTFVLMTVMTLIVMFLVNFVCEACGIQGGGGLGLGLIIAVGMNLITYYNCDKMVLAMYKTTPVPENDGLITPIVRRLTGQAGLPMPRLYYVEEASPNAFATGRDPNHAVVCVTTGILKLLSPDELEGVLAHELSHVKNRDILISTIAACMAGIVTFVGRVGFWFSGRENRGGAVLFSLLASIAMMLMQLWVSRTREYMADEDGARMCGRPGSLANALLRLQEGVKARPMSSADTITENLYIVNPFTAGAIANLFSTHPPIEKRVEKLRQMERGSVIR
- a CDS encoding SPFH/Band 7/PHB domain protein; the encoded protein is MFFVIVALIVVVFISNGVRIVRPYEKGVVERLGSYNRTVGSGLRLILPIIDRMNKVDMREQVVDVPPQQVITKDNVAVEVDAVVYYEVTDPMKVIYNVANFYLAVTKLAQTNLRNLVGDLALDECLTSRDVINTQLREILDEATDKWGVRVTRVELQKIEPPADVTEAMHRQMKAERFRRAAILEAEGEKSAAILKSEGEKQARILSAEGEAEALRQVADAEKYQKIARAEGEGQAITTVFEAMHSGRPTNDILALKYMEALAKVADGKASKIFLPLEGTNMLGSIAGVAELFKDKDSAPKE